In Verrucomicrobiota bacterium, the following proteins share a genomic window:
- a CDS encoding DUF1501 domain-containing protein produces MNRQTSTLDLARRRFLGQMTTGMTGVALAHLLGDEFLPTLLAAEAPGATRQPHFAPKAKQVLQIFCPGAASHVDLWDYKPMLEKYNGTPLPGGEAEVSFQGKNGNLMKSPWAFAAAGKSGKRISSLLPHMARHVDDIAFIHSMTSRTNTHGPGCIYMNSCFTREGFPSAGAWVSYALGSMNQNLPTYVAVQDIRGEPPNGKANWSNGFLSAQHQAVAMAAQQPLRNLARPATLKPDEDQATRDYLKFINAEHAAAHPGNEELGARMATYELAAKMQLAAPEVSDLSREPEHVHNLYGTNDPNKLKAAYARNCLLTRRYLEQGIRYVSLYCASRASAV; encoded by the coding sequence ATGAATCGCCAGACTTCGACCCTCGATCTCGCCCGGCGCCGTTTCCTTGGGCAGATGACCACCGGGATGACCGGCGTCGCGCTCGCGCACTTGTTGGGCGATGAGTTTCTTCCCACGCTGCTCGCGGCGGAAGCTCCCGGAGCGACGAGGCAGCCGCACTTCGCGCCGAAGGCGAAGCAGGTCCTCCAAATTTTCTGCCCCGGCGCGGCTTCGCACGTGGATCTGTGGGATTACAAGCCGATGCTCGAGAAGTACAACGGCACACCGTTGCCGGGCGGCGAGGCGGAGGTGAGTTTCCAGGGGAAGAACGGCAACCTGATGAAGTCGCCGTGGGCGTTTGCGGCGGCGGGGAAGAGCGGCAAAAGGATCTCCTCACTGCTCCCGCACATGGCGCGGCACGTGGACGACATCGCGTTCATCCACTCGATGACGTCGCGCACCAACACGCACGGGCCGGGTTGCATCTACATGAACTCGTGTTTCACGCGCGAAGGTTTCCCCAGCGCGGGCGCGTGGGTCAGCTACGCGCTCGGGAGCATGAACCAAAACCTGCCGACCTACGTTGCCGTGCAGGACATCCGCGGCGAGCCGCCCAACGGCAAGGCGAATTGGAGCAATGGTTTTCTTTCCGCGCAGCATCAGGCCGTTGCCATGGCCGCGCAGCAGCCGCTCCGCAACCTTGCGCGCCCGGCGACCCTCAAGCCGGACGAGGATCAGGCCACGCGCGATTATCTGAAGTTCATCAACGCCGAGCACGCCGCCGCGCATCCGGGCAACGAGGAACTCGGCGCGCGCATGGCCACCTACGAACTTGCCGCGAAGATGCAGCTCGCCGCGCCGGAGGTGAGCGACCTTTCGCGCGAACCGGAACACGTTCACAACCTTTACGGCACCAACGACCCGAACAAGCTCAAGGCTGCTTACGCGCGGAACTGCCTGCTCACCCGCCGCTATCTCGAACAGGGCATTCGTTACGTGAGCCTCTACTGCGCCTCACGCGCGAGCGCCGTCG